A region from the Mucilaginibacter sp. CSA2-8R genome encodes:
- a CDS encoding AAA family ATPase — translation MASANPQLLIIAGSNGAGKSTYSSDMSQPGAIIFDADKERVAFIRQFPDLPEQSIAFAVEQVFLDQVELALKRKTDLTIETNFRDHGMMSTVSQFQQEGYKASLIYWGLTSIEQSIDRVKHRVHHGGHFVDNHSIRYN, via the coding sequence ATGGCCAGCGCAAACCCGCAGCTGCTCATCATCGCGGGAAGTAACGGTGCAGGTAAGTCCACTTATTCCAGTGATATGTCCCAGCCTGGTGCGATTATATTCGATGCTGATAAAGAAAGGGTCGCGTTTATCCGTCAGTTTCCTGACTTGCCGGAACAGAGCATAGCTTTCGCAGTAGAGCAGGTTTTTCTGGATCAGGTGGAGCTTGCCCTGAAGCGAAAAACAGACTTAACCATCGAAACCAACTTTCGCGATCACGGAATGATGTCTACCGTATCACAGTTTCAACAAGAAGGCTATAAGGCAAGCCTGATCTATTGGGGTCTGACCAGCATAGAGCAGTCCATCGACCGGGTAAAGCACCGAGTCCACCACGGCGGCCACTTCGTGGATAACCATAGCATTCGCTACAATTAA
- a CDS encoding lycopene cyclase family protein — protein MPAKESQINELKQHFKGWYIEADQVVFDEGTASLMDYAVQIYQDVHFIYLLHFTKTRGLIEAAFFSHNVAADDVYDVLINDYLHQKYPNVKFVVTSTEKGCIPMSRQTFKRYGQAGEVSIGKAAGMVKASTGYTFNRITQDSI, from the coding sequence ATCCCGGCAAAAGAAAGCCAGATTAACGAATTAAAGCAACATTTTAAAGGGTGGTACATTGAGGCAGATCAGGTAGTTTTTGATGAAGGTACGGCAAGCCTGATGGATTACGCTGTGCAAATCTATCAGGACGTTCATTTTATTTATTTATTGCATTTTACCAAAACACGAGGCCTAATCGAAGCTGCCTTTTTTTCGCACAATGTTGCTGCTGATGACGTGTATGACGTGCTGATTAACGACTATCTGCACCAAAAATACCCCAACGTTAAGTTTGTGGTTACATCTACGGAAAAGGGATGTATCCCCATGAGCCGACAAACGTTTAAGCGGTACGGACAAGCAGGCGAGGTGTCGATTGGCAAGGCTGCCGGTATGGTGAAGGCCAGTACAGGGTATACGTTTAACCGTATCACACAAGATAGTATATGA
- a CDS encoding lycopene cyclase family protein, with translation MKASDYSSSFDIVIVGAGCAGLQLLYQFFQLAAWPNLKVLLIDDGSIKQRSWCFWSSGPHPLQHMVAKFWQNLLFSSMAFSKAQVISPYSNHISRVRYFLTTSVMSLFLYTTTSL, from the coding sequence ATGAAAGCATCTGATTACAGCTCTTCGTTTGACATCGTTATTGTTGGAGCAGGATGCGCAGGTTTACAGCTTTTATATCAATTTTTTCAGCTTGCAGCATGGCCCAATCTTAAAGTATTGCTCATTGATGACGGCTCTATAAAACAACGATCTTGGTGTTTTTGGTCGTCCGGGCCGCATCCTTTACAGCACATGGTTGCTAAATTCTGGCAAAACTTATTGTTCAGCTCGATGGCGTTCTCTAAAGCTCAGGTGATTAGTCCGTACAGTAATCATATATCCCGGGTAAGGTATTTTTTGACTACTTCAGTCATGAGTTTATTCCTGTACACCACAACGTCACTTTAA
- a CDS encoding BCCT family transporter has product MPWFYNWSILYWAWWISWAPFVGLFIAQISKGRTIRSFIAAVLILPTLFNCVWFTIFGNSAIWLDLNVAHGILNHLVGDKDALMFRFLEYLPLSTISSFLVIAIIIIFFMTSADSGILVMDSISTRNADNSPTWQKIFWGVLLAVLALMLLNAGGLQALQTMTLITALPFSLIMLSFVVSLMKGLMIDYKYYDRDFSISTIPWSGEHWKERLTQIVSFKDDAAVDAFIHGQVKEAFTELKQEFDTYGIAVSINSTHRPSRIELVIKHNVVNNFIYGVQCHIKTVSDYLMTEKNLPDVVEKKTYYPKTFFGDAREGYDVQYFTKNELISDVLKHYERFLEIISEEANEMFISSNARQHGA; this is encoded by the coding sequence CTGCCGTGGTTTTACAACTGGAGCATCCTGTACTGGGCGTGGTGGATCTCGTGGGCGCCATTTGTGGGACTTTTTATTGCTCAAATATCTAAGGGACGAACCATCAGGTCTTTTATAGCAGCTGTATTAATATTGCCTACTTTATTTAATTGCGTTTGGTTTACCATTTTTGGCAACAGCGCTATATGGCTGGATTTAAATGTTGCTCATGGCATATTAAACCATTTGGTAGGTGACAAAGATGCCCTGATGTTCCGTTTTCTGGAGTATTTGCCACTCTCGACCATTTCGAGCTTTTTGGTGATCGCCATCATTATCATTTTCTTTATGACCTCTGCAGACTCGGGTATTCTGGTGATGGATAGCATTTCTACCCGTAATGCAGACAATTCTCCAACCTGGCAAAAAATATTCTGGGGAGTTTTACTGGCCGTTTTAGCGCTCATGCTGCTCAACGCCGGAGGTTTGCAGGCATTACAGACCATGACACTGATCACCGCGCTGCCTTTCTCGCTTATCATGCTGTCTTTCGTGGTGTCGCTGATGAAAGGCCTGATGATCGACTATAAATATTACGATCGCGACTTTTCAATATCTACCATCCCGTGGTCAGGCGAGCATTGGAAGGAGCGCCTCACTCAAATTGTATCGTTTAAGGATGATGCTGCAGTAGATGCATTCATCCACGGTCAGGTAAAAGAGGCGTTTACAGAACTCAAGCAAGAATTTGACACCTATGGCATTGCAGTCAGCATTAATTCTACTCATCGTCCAAGCCGGATTGAGCTCGTCATCAAGCATAACGTAGTAAACAATTTTATTTATGGCGTGCAATGCCATATCAAAACCGTATCAGATTACCTGATGACGGAAAAAAACCTTCCGGACGTAGTAGAGAAGAAAACTTACTATCCAAAAACCTTTTTCGGAGATGCACGGGAGGGGTATGACGTGCAGTACTTTACCAAAAACGAGTTAATCAGCGATGTGTTAAAACATTATGAACGTTTCCTGGAAATCATTTCAGAAGAAGCCAATGAAATGTTTATCAGCAGCAATGCCCGCCAGCATGGAGCTTAA
- a CDS encoding BCCT family transporter has protein sequence MVNAIDVFALCSTFFGITTTLGFGVVQINAGLKILHVLPQTSFSYQVGIVGILVSLAIVSAISGVGKGIKLLSNINIVAAIVLMLFVLTLGPTVYLIGSFTDGIGNYINNFSTSPLIPMFTMRKPCRGFTTGASCTGRGGSRGRHLWDFLLLKYLRDEPSGLL, from the coding sequence ATGGTAAATGCTATAGACGTTTTTGCGCTATGTAGCACGTTTTTCGGTATTACTACTACGTTAGGTTTTGGGGTGGTTCAAATTAATGCCGGTTTGAAAATACTTCATGTGTTGCCTCAAACCAGTTTTAGTTACCAAGTTGGCATTGTAGGTATACTAGTATCATTAGCTATTGTATCTGCAATCTCTGGTGTTGGAAAGGGTATCAAATTGCTAAGTAACATTAATATTGTTGCAGCCATTGTGCTTATGCTGTTCGTTTTAACGCTGGGTCCAACCGTGTACCTTATTGGTAGCTTTACCGACGGGATAGGAAATTACATCAATAACTTTTCAACATCACCTTTAATACCCATGTTTACGATGCGGAAACCCTGCCGTGGTTTTACAACTGGAGCATCCTGTACTGGGCGTGGTGGATCTCGTGGGCGCCATTTGTGGGACTTTTTATTGCTCAAATATCTAAGGGACGAACCATCAGGTCTTTTATAG
- a CDS encoding BCCT family transporter gives MIYLMFSKYGNIKLGPNDSKPEYSFFSWLAMLFAAGMGIGLLYFAVAEPMSHYSAKAFADNHYINRAKNAQLYTFFHWGIHAWAVYGLVGLCLAYFSYRYRLPLSLRSCLYPLLKEKINGKCYRRFCAM, from the coding sequence TTGATTTATCTGATGTTCAGCAAGTATGGCAACATCAAGTTAGGGCCTAACGATAGCAAACCCGAGTATTCGTTTTTCTCGTGGCTGGCCATGCTGTTTGCCGCAGGGATGGGGATTGGTTTGTTATACTTTGCCGTCGCCGAGCCTATGTCTCATTACTCAGCAAAGGCCTTTGCTGATAATCATTACATCAACCGTGCAAAAAACGCGCAGTTATATACCTTTTTTCATTGGGGCATTCATGCCTGGGCGGTATATGGACTGGTAGGTTTATGCTTAGCCTACTTTTCGTACCGGTACCGTTTGCCGCTTTCGCTCCGGAGCTGCCTGTACCCATTGCTGAAAGAAAAGATTAATGGTAAATGCTATAGACGTTTTTGCGCTATGTAG
- the nhaA gene encoding Na+/H+ antiporter NhaA, with protein sequence MTPKAPIDHLIKPVSRFIHLEYTSGLVLLFGVVLAIVWVNSPFAESYHHVWEINFSVGFGDDRLSHPLHLWLNDGLMAIFFFVIGLELKREFLAGELSSIKKAALPMVAALGGMLVPALIYTLINKGGDGAHGWGIPMATDIAFALALLSMAGKHIPSSVKVFLSALAVADDLGAVLVIAFFYSNNLHFGPLMIGGIFLLALIIGNAVGIRHTAFYLILGFGVWVGFLLSGVHATIAGVLVAFTIPAKRRVDEQRYATRLRELSDEFEREIPDCSTLTTPRQHELIEHIKGLSLAAQTPLQKIESTLHPWVAFIIMPLFALANSGITISADFVHKLINPVSIGVICGLVLGKFMGVLSFTWLLIKFKVAELPHAARWHHIIGVSALAGIGFTMSLFVSSLAFENAERIEQAKYGILVASIVAGLSGIIILKHSARASSFVNKPKVKSAT encoded by the coding sequence ATGACGCCAAAAGCCCCTATCGATCATTTAATCAAGCCGGTAAGCCGGTTTATACATCTAGAGTATACAAGCGGTCTGGTGCTGCTTTTCGGTGTCGTGTTGGCTATTGTTTGGGTAAACTCCCCTTTTGCTGAAAGCTATCACCATGTATGGGAAATCAATTTTTCTGTAGGCTTTGGTGATGACCGGTTAAGCCACCCGTTGCACCTATGGTTAAACGATGGGCTGATGGCCATATTCTTCTTTGTGATAGGGCTGGAATTAAAACGGGAGTTTCTGGCAGGTGAACTCTCATCAATAAAAAAAGCTGCATTGCCCATGGTTGCTGCTTTGGGTGGCATGCTTGTGCCCGCGTTGATCTATACCCTCATTAATAAAGGTGGTGATGGCGCTCATGGGTGGGGTATTCCGATGGCTACCGATATTGCGTTTGCACTTGCGCTGCTTTCCATGGCGGGTAAGCATATTCCTTCATCGGTCAAAGTATTTCTATCAGCGCTTGCTGTAGCGGATGATTTAGGAGCTGTTTTAGTGATCGCTTTTTTTTACAGTAATAATCTCCATTTTGGACCCTTGATGATTGGTGGGATCTTTCTATTGGCTTTAATAATAGGAAACGCGGTGGGTATACGCCATACGGCATTTTATCTTATTTTGGGCTTCGGGGTTTGGGTAGGATTTTTGCTCTCAGGTGTACATGCAACGATTGCAGGTGTTCTAGTCGCATTCACCATACCGGCCAAAAGAAGAGTGGATGAACAGCGCTATGCGACGCGCCTTAGGGAATTGTCAGATGAGTTTGAAAGGGAAATACCCGATTGTAGTACCTTAACTACGCCCCGGCAACATGAACTCATCGAGCACATCAAGGGTTTAAGTTTAGCAGCGCAAACGCCACTGCAAAAAATTGAATCAACGTTGCATCCATGGGTGGCTTTTATCATCATGCCTTTATTCGCACTAGCCAATTCCGGGATAACCATCAGTGCTGACTTTGTGCATAAATTAATAAACCCGGTAAGCATTGGTGTGATCTGCGGCCTGGTCTTAGGTAAGTTCATGGGAGTGCTGTCTTTCACTTGGCTGCTGATCAAATTTAAAGTGGCAGAATTGCCACATGCTGCCCGGTGGCATCATATCATTGGGGTATCGGCCCTGGCTGGTATCGGATTTACCATGTCGCTATTCGTTTCCTCCCTGGCGTTTGAAAACGCGGAACGCATTGAACAAGCTAAATATGGTATTCTGGTAGCTTCTATTGTTGCGGGGTTATCAGGAATCATTATCTTGAAGCATTCAGCGCGGGCTTCAAGCTTTGTTAATAAACCAAAGGTAAAAAGCGCCACCTGA
- a CDS encoding TIGR00341 family protein produces the protein MGEVTKAIKNFIGHRFSLLEGRAEEAVIIEAIKKNVDFKGANLWALIFAIFIASIGLNVNSTAVIIGAMLISPIMGPVMGVGLGIGINDLDLVKRGGKNLLVATLFSILTSTVYFYITPLHEAQSELLARTSPSIWDVFIALFGGLAGMVAASRNERSNVIPGVAIATALMPPLCTAGFGLATGNWLYAIGALYLYFINSVFIAIATFLVARYLNLERKHFDNPRTAIKVTRYMIALVLITIIPSIVMAYRIVDKSFFETSARKFVDEQFRFASTQVVSRSYRYGSHSKEIDLLLIGDELNKAQVDSLKLRLNDYKLRGVELKIRQGLNAKQEIDLSQIRASILEDVFSTQKPQDTIRAQKNKPAVADSNVLAELKVLYPSVRSLGRSQMIISYPDTAKRDTQQVILASFATALRPADRSKLEQWLRVRYRTEQIRLVTQ, from the coding sequence ATGGGAGAAGTAACCAAAGCTATAAAAAACTTTATAGGTCATCGTTTTAGTTTGCTGGAAGGCCGGGCAGAAGAAGCAGTCATTATTGAAGCCATTAAAAAGAATGTTGATTTTAAAGGAGCAAACTTGTGGGCGCTCATCTTTGCCATCTTTATTGCGTCGATCGGCCTTAACGTAAACTCGACTGCTGTCATCATCGGGGCAATGCTCATATCGCCTATTATGGGGCCGGTTATGGGTGTAGGCCTGGGTATAGGCATCAATGATTTAGACCTAGTGAAAAGAGGCGGCAAGAACTTGCTGGTCGCTACACTGTTTAGTATACTTACCTCTACCGTTTATTTTTACATCACACCATTACATGAGGCGCAGTCTGAGCTGCTTGCCCGTACTTCGCCATCAATCTGGGATGTTTTTATTGCTTTATTTGGTGGCCTGGCGGGTATGGTGGCCGCTTCAAGAAACGAAAGGAGTAACGTTATACCCGGTGTAGCTATTGCCACGGCGCTTATGCCGCCTTTATGTACTGCCGGATTTGGCTTAGCTACCGGCAACTGGCTTTACGCCATCGGAGCGCTGTACCTCTATTTCATCAACAGTGTTTTTATTGCCATAGCTACTTTTCTAGTAGCTAGGTATCTCAACCTGGAGCGCAAGCATTTTGATAACCCGCGTACGGCTATCAAGGTTACCCGGTATATGATTGCCCTAGTATTAATTACCATTATACCAAGCATCGTGATGGCCTACCGCATTGTCGACAAGAGTTTTTTCGAAACCAGCGCACGTAAATTTGTAGATGAGCAGTTTCGTTTCGCCTCAACCCAGGTTGTGTCACGTTCTTACCGTTATGGTAGCCACAGCAAAGAAATTGACCTGCTGCTGATTGGCGACGAATTAAATAAAGCACAGGTCGACTCTTTAAAGTTACGTTTAAATGATTACAAGCTTCGGGGTGTAGAACTCAAGATCCGGCAGGGGTTAAATGCCAAACAGGAAATTGATCTTTCGCAAATCAGGGCCAGTATCCTGGAGGACGTTTTTAGCACCCAAAAGCCACAGGATACAATCAGGGCTCAAAAAAACAAGCCGGCGGTAGCAGATAGTAATGTTTTAGCAGAATTAAAAGTTCTTTATCCTTCGGTGCGGTCTTTAGGCCGCAGTCAAATGATTATCAGTTATCCGGATACGGCCAAAAGAGATACCCAGCAGGTGATTCTAGCCAGCTTTGCTACCGCCTTACGTCCTGCAGATCGTAGTAAATTGGAGCAATGGCTCCGGGTGCGCTACCGAACTGAACAGATTCGCTTGGTGACACAGTGA